A stretch of the Metopolophium dirhodum isolate CAU chromosome 8, ASM1992520v1, whole genome shotgun sequence genome encodes the following:
- the LOC132950131 gene encoding uncharacterized protein LOC132950131, with protein sequence MPVPNEKNETNSQKKQRRWSLIGILSKKKKLKKSQESVDFCPYDGKINQKVAHNNHLKRSTDCLIEQYTCSPRLIRRCNSLQYTNHMSTYANINNQSSSNEWKTSQQSVYSSSSSACYSDIGVYRSCGNSSQSSHYIQEEDEQTPSVLKSVPFRCSSEIGHYQYNTNYRKKHPKSYVNPNKLIGKKIPPPPPPRDPNITTVYYFRNNRLMSRESDSTYFKQGSYDNITDKVKSLVDKTECRNENYTKEPPRSRRPIQICDVETLSSESENSVPKIQTVEEALQELEDMYNSLGLSDEDLLDRAERRDLPTVHQNMRYQSSDELDCITVKRVLPKTRRSGVPDIISDDMAYRRLNKKESKRQSFIPGSFLLVLPTVYNLDKIPKPSSGEPDITLDDVVFRSQRQHLNFLKISDPQPPFGIPLGPIVSAAPTDYLHAVPEGRYKPSFHPRKIPDTVEDDLAFRSLRKDHKFKTCIDFSFVHRNRFRIDDLIPKLDNNRIKNDTHWIIKKRPSDNSYNKKKQVKLSYDDLVDSIIAENQQNLMVVKINHHKPIMLTGFTFSEANQLSKSLFCTNLLQHEPHKLCLTNDTCITNDAPPLKLKLICPLSNERNVNGASPVALTCSKSYHVANYATDEYLKYTAKKTPSASMQFTNLGLTSKSVDNKNQPNFRELIKREYAHRYLRSTDNRSNDGFVVVGNKRERDENIKYQFLKYNKEDNTRACATVEQPANVLSAIVAEPKTKCLHIHSDEPAPVVFESAVSSSASASENRTETSNNKQPSKDLSSLSTANVPSMEYPNRMPGYLEVCLYITIYIYQLFSVNAYGTFIALIFLITLHLCRRFS encoded by the coding sequence atgccagtgccaaatgaaaaaaatgagaCAAATAGTCAAAAAAAACAAAGACGGTGGTCATTGATtggaattttatcaaaaaaaaagaaattaaaaaaaagtcaagagAGTGTGGACTTCTGTCCGTATGATgggaaaataaatcaaaaagtgGCACACAACAACCACTTAAAACGTTCTACTGACTGTCTTATCGAGCAGTACACTTGTAGTCCCAGGCTAATAAGAAGATGTAATTCATTACAGTACACAAATCACATGTCCACGTATGCAAATATTAACAACCAATCTTCATCAAACGAATGGAAAACATCACAACAATCCGTATATAGCTCTAGTTCAAGTGCTTGCTATAGTGATATCGGTGTGTATAGAAGTTGCGGTAATAGTAGCCAATCGTCGCATTATATTCAAGAAGAGGACGAGCAGACACCTTCAGTTTTAAAAAGTGTTCCGTTTAGATGTTCGTCTGAAATCGGACATTACCAATATAATACTAACTATAGAAAAAAACACCCAAAATCATATGTAAATCCAAACAAATTAATTGGTAAGAAGATTCCACCTCCTCCTCCCCCCAGAGACCCTAATATTACAacggtttattattttagaaataatagaCTCATGTCACGAGAATCAGACTCGACGTATTTTAAACAGGGatcttatgataatattacagataAAGTCAAGTCTCTTGTCGATAAGACAGAATGTCGAAATGAAAATTACACAAAAGAACCGCCGAGAAGTAGACGACCCATTCAAATCTGTGACGTTGAGACCTTGTCGTCTGAATCTGAAAATTCCGTACCCAAAATTCAAACCGTTGAAGAAGCACTTCAAGAACTGGAGGACATGTATAACAGTTTAGGACTAAGTGACGAGGATCTACTGGACAGAGCTGAACGGCGTGACCTTCCTACAGTACACCAAAACATGCGATACCAAAGTTCCGACGAGCTGGACTGTATAACTGTTAAAAGAGTATTGCCCAAGACCCGACGGTCAGGCGTACCTGATATTATATCCGATGATATGGCTTACAGAAGGCTGAATAAAAAAGAATCAAAACGGCAAAGTTTTATACCAGGAAGTTTCCTCTTAGTTTTACCGACAGTTTATAATCTCGATAAAATACCTAAACCGTCGTCCGGAGAACCTGACATTACACTAGATGACGTGGTTTTCCGAAGCCAGCGACAACACCTCAACTTCCTAAAGATTTCTGATCCGCAACCGCCGTTTGGAATACCTCTAGGTCCGATCGTGAGCGCCGCTCCCACTGATTATTTGCATGCGGTGCCTGAAGGCCGTTATAAACCATCGTTCCACCCTAGAAAAATACCAGACACTGTTGAAGACGATTTGGCATTTCGGTCTCTTAGGAAAGACCATAAGTTTAAAACTTGTATTGATTTTTCGTTCGTTCATAGAAATCGATTCAGAATTGATGACCTGATTCCCAAACTggataataatagaataaaaaacgaTACTCAttggattataaaaaaaagaccatCTGATAAcagctataataaaaaaaaacaagtaaaacTCTCATATGACGATTTGGTCGATTCTATCATAGCTGAAAACCAACAAAACTTGATGGTAGTCAAAATAAATCATCATAAACCAATTATGCTGACAGGATTCACTTTTAGCGAAGCCAATCAATTAAGTAAGTCGCTTTTTTGCACGAACTTATTACAGCATGAACctcataaattatgtttaacgaATGACACTTGTATTACAAACGATGCACCACCACTAAAGTTAAAATTGATTTGTCCGTTATCGAACGAACGAAACGTAAACGGAGCGTCACCCGTTGCTCTAACGTGTTCTAAAAGTTATCACGTTGCAAATTATGCCACTGATGAGTATCTAAAATATACGGCTAAAAAAACACCCAGCGCGTCCATGCAATTCACAAATTTAGGTTTGACGAGCAAAAGCGTTGACAATAAAAACCAACCGAATTTTAGAGAGCTTATTAAACGAGAGTATGCCCATAGGTATCTGCGGTCGACCGATAACCGATCAAACGATGGTTTCGTGGTGGTAGGCAATAAACGCGAACGAGACGAAAATATCAAATaccaatttctaaaatataacaaagaaGATAATACCCGTGCTTGTGCCACAGTCGAGCAACCGGCCAATGTACTCTCCGCCATCGTCGCCGAGCCAAAGACCAAATGCCTACACATCCACAGCGACGAACCTGCACCAGTGGTTTTTGAGTCAGCCGTTTCTTCTTCTGCAAGTGCATCCGAAAACCGAACCGAGACTTCTAATAATAAACAACCTAGTAAAGACCTATCATCCCTATCTACCGCTAATGTGCCGTCGATGGAGTATCCAAACCGTATGCCCGGATATCTGGAGGTGTGCTTGTAcatcacaatatatatttatcaattatttagtGTAAACGCATACGGCACTTTTATTGCGTTGATCTTTCTCATAACTTTACATCTGTGTAGACGCTTTTCGTGA
- the LOC132950130 gene encoding LOW QUALITY PROTEIN: lysine-specific demethylase 4A-like (The sequence of the model RefSeq protein was modified relative to this genomic sequence to represent the inferred CDS: deleted 1 base in 1 codon) codes for MCSNKTAPRIMVFRPTWKEFQNFSSYIELMESQGAHKAGVAKVIPPPEWIPRKRSYYEDDIMNLKIPAPICQVVQGKQGLYQQLNIQKKPMTVGDYKLIAESDEYKTPNHFDYGDLERKYWKNIIYKSPMYGADVSGSITDKDVNVWNINKLGTILDYVNEDYGISIEGVNTAYLYFGMWKTSFAWHTEDMDLYSINYIHEGYPKTWYAIPPEHGRRLERLANGFFSNDATTCSAFLRHKMTVISPHMLKQYSIPFNKITQERGEFMITFPFGYHAGFNHGFNMAESTNFASPRWVEYGKRASQCHCRQDSVKISMDTFVKRIQPEKYELWLQGNDIGTHPEDPSRTLAAPLPSKCDILCNKNNTGIPKLYIEAGRKRHPVTHKFSDSELSNDTTNDNKCIDVSSSTSVQELDEKEYEDEQLNDEQREVMEDIWLKADEMDVTEVSYNNGRSRLLNKNQSILEDIEFTSDSDYCDSSEKKCAKKRKSKKRETKKNSKSKKKKISKSTEKKNVPLDQTIDPTSSTTISLKESDNSIKKVITISPIKSESLNSSNINKITEESRVNKYLNKSINNSTVFNNTSNNDRLLSKKCVSVNNNAHSKVVIIKPLPPNNLEKPHNSSLTSLNTQVNTKYPPNYMSKVFLTPTLKIVDIKSTQNFPTLEPIQIKDAEDYVIDGIPNNICDMINNCCSFEIERLYNVFRSMDDPYCSLCMMFNRRHKLTFNLDWQTTATNFMHPKLPDLQKPSNALFKHALSGGDKGLKADLIRCEKCYLTVHKVCYGINVDTSIHWLCDRCMKNKMLATCVYCPLKGGALKEFKFNAWAHAECHLLVHGSSPLTSNTFSTDFSTNQKCVICNLTCGSCFRCSEGNCNAWFHISCGIFAGFDYQIDRKNKHILIHCISHCHVPDKQPVVHLNQKVWARHSKHRRITECQIVKIGKAPTCIIKFNDDTISDVFSLNEIKNYGVEDPPAINTEIQLESGDKGLFLGIYYRTVYTVLYNDGTTDFIHPEDIYSEDEQGMGRLNLQGKRGLKKYLKEKKLTWLQKFNNLSSILEVVSNL; via the exons aTGTGTTCGAATAAAACTGCACCTAGAATCATGGTATTCAGACCAACATGGaaagaatttcaaaattttagtaGCTATATTGAGCTGATGGAATCACAAGGTGCTCATAAGGCTGGCGTGGCAaaa gtTATCCCACCACCTGAGTGGATACCTAGAAAAAGAAGTTATTATGAAGATGatattatgaatttgaaaattcCAGCTCCAATATGTCAA gtTGTACAAGGTAAACAAGGTCTTTATCAACAACTTAATATACAAAAGAAACCTATGACAGTAGGAGATTACAAGTTAATAGCTGAATCTGATGAGTATAAGACACCTAACCATTTTGATTATGGGGACCTTGAaagaaaatattggaaaaatataatttacaagtcCCCAATGTATGGTGCAGATGTATCAGGATCTATTACAGATAAAGATgttaat gtTTGGAATATTAACAAACTGGGCACAATACTGGATTATGTAAATGAAGATTATGGTATCAGCATTGAAGGTGTTAATACAGCTTATCTGTATTTCGGTATGTGGAAAACCTCTTTTGCATGGCATACTGAAGACATGGATTTgtacagtataaattatatacatgaaGGATATCCGAAGACATG gTATGCAATACCTCCAGAACATGGTCGCCGCCTAGAAAGATTGGCTAATGGTTTTTTTTCCAAC GATGCTACAACATGTTCTGCTTTTCTTAGACATAAAATGACTGTTATATCTCCCCATATGTTGAAACAATATTCTATACCATTTAATAAA aTAACACAAGAACGAGGTGAGTTTATGATAACTTTCCCTTTTGGGTATCATGCTGGCTTTAACCATGGCTTTAATATGGCTGAATCCACAAACTTTGCATCACCACGTTGGGTGGAGTACGGGAAAAGAGCTTCACAGTGCCATTGCCGTCAAGATTCAGTGAAGATCAGTATGGACACATTTGTTAAACGTATACAACCTGAAAAGTATGAATTGTGGCTACAAGGAAATGATATTGGCACTCATCCAGAAGATCCTTCTCGTACTTTAGCAGCACCCTTGCCTAGTAAATGtgacatattatgtaacaagaa CAATACAGGTATTCCAAAACTTTATATTGAAGCTGGTAGAAAACGTCATCCTGTAACACATAAATTTTCAGATTCTGAATTGTCTAATGATACAACAAATgacaataaatgtatagatgTATCTTCATCAACAAGTGTACAAGAGTTAGATGAAAAGGAATATGAAGATGAACAACTCAATGATGAACAGAGAGAAGTAATGGAAGATATATGGCTAAAAGCTGATGAAATGG aTGTCACTGAAGTATCATATAACAATGGAAGATCTAGGCTTTTGAATAAAAATCAGTCAATCTTGGAAGATATAGAATTTACAAGTGATAGTGATTATTGTGAtagttcagaaaaaaaatgtgccaAGAAAAGAAAGTCTAAAAAACGAGAAACAAAAAAGAATTCAAAATctaagaaaaagaaaatatctAAATCaactgagaaaaaaaatgttcctcTTGATCAAACTATTGACCCAACGAGTTCAACAACCATTAGCCTTAAAGAGAgtgataatagtattaaaaaagtaataactatatcaCCTATAAAATCTGAAAGTCTCAATTCttcgaatattaataaaattacagaaGAGTCTCGAGTGAATAAATATCTCAATAAGAGTATTAATAATTCAACAGTTTTTAACAATACCTCAAACAATGATcgtttattatctaaaaaatgtGTCAGTGTTAATAATAACGCACATTCTaaagtagttataataaaacCATTACCACCAAATAACTTGGAAAAGCCCCATAATTCATCTCTTACTAGTTTAAATACCCaggttaatacaaaatatccaCCTAATTATATGTCAAAAGTATTTCTGACTCCAACTCTAAAAATAGTAGATATAAAATCTACACAGAATTTTCCAACTCTTGAACCTATACAAATTAAGGATGCAGAAGATTATGTAATTGATG gtataccaaataatatatgtgATATGATTAACAATTGTTGCTCATTTGAGATTGAGcgactgtataatgtatttagaaGTATGGATGATCCTTATTGTTCATTGTGTATGATGTTTAATCGCCGCCATAAg ttAACTTTCAACTTGGATTGGCAAACCACAGCAACTAATTTCATGCATCCAAAGTTACCCGACTTGCAGAAACCTAGCAATGCTTTATTTAAACATGCACTTTCTGGCGGTGACAAAGGTCTTAAGGCAGATCTCATAAGatgtgaaaaatgttatttgacaGTTCATAAAGTGTGTTATGGCATTAATGTAGACACAAGTATACATTGGTTGTGTGATCGATGCATGAAAAATAAGATGCTTGCT acTTGTGTATACTGTCCATTAAAAGGCGGGGCGCTAaaagaatttaaattcaatgcaTGGGCACATGCTGAATGTCATCTACTTGTGCATGGCAGTAGTCCATTGACTAGCAATACTTTTTCAACAGACTTTTCAACTAACCAAAAG tgtGTAATATGCAATTTAACTTGTGGTAGTTGTTTTCGTTGCTCTGAAGGCAATTGCAATGCTTGGTTTCATATTTCTTGTGGAATATTTGCTGGATTTGATTATCAAATTGACCGAAAAAACAAGCATATTTTAATCCATTGCATAAGTCATTGTCATGTTCCAGATAAA CAACCGGTAGTTCACTTAAACCAAAAAGTATGGGCCAGGCACTCTAAACATAGAAGGATCACTGAAtgtcaaattgtaaaaattggtAAAGCTCCTACATGCATTATAAAATTCAATGATGATACAATATCGGACgttttttcattaaatgaaattaag aattatggAGTAGAAGATCCTCCAGCCATTAACACAGAAATACAGTTAGAATCTGGTGATAAAGGTTTATTCTTGGGGATATATTACAGGACCGTATATACA GTTTTATATAATGATGGCACAACTGATTTTATACACCCTGAGGATATATACAGTGAAGATGAGCAGGGTATGGGCCGTTTAAATCTGCAAGGCAAGCGTgggttaaaaaaatatctaaaagaaaa aaaattaacaTGGTTacagaaatttaataatttatccagCATTTTAGAAGTTGTAAgcaatttatag